The Variovorax sp. PMC12 genome segment CGCACCACGCTGAACATCAACACGGCCAGCGCCGAGGCCATCAGCGCGAGCATGGAGTCGCTCAGCATCGCCAATGCGCGCCAGCTCGTCGAGCGGCGCACGCGCGCCTTCTTCAAGGACCTGGCCGCCGCCAATGCCGCGCTGCCCAGCGGCGGCGCTCCATTCAATGCCGCGCAGCATGGCGTGGGCACGCAGTTCTTCGAGGTCTACGGCAAGCTGAGGCTCGACCGCACCTGGGTCGAGGAGCACTCGCTCCTACAACGCAACGGTGTCACGGTGACGACGGTCTGGCGCACGCGCGGCGCCGGCGCAACGAACTCTCCGGTCAAACCCTGATTTCGAGCGCATTTTTGTTAACAAAAGGTCCTCCAACGCCCGTCACGTCAACAAGTTACGCTATCGAAATCAGAGCGCCAGCCTGTAAGACGCCCACCTACAATCACCGGCTTTTCCAACATCGACATGACTCCCCTGCTGCTCATTGCCCCCCTCCCTCCGGCAGATGCCGCGAGCGAGTACGACTGGGCCCAGGCAGGCGACGACGGCATTGCATTGCGCAACCAAGGCCGCGCGCTGCTGGCGCTCCTGCCATCGAGCACTGAAGTCATGCTCGGCATTCCCTCCGCGGCGCTGTCGTGGCACCGCGTCACCCTGCCCAAGGGCAGCACCGGCAGCGCCTCGAAACTGCGCGCCGTGCTGGACGGCCTGCTCGAAGAACACCTGCTCGACGAACCCGAAGCCCTGCACTTCGCGCTCGAGCCCGACGCCAAGGCCGGCGTGCCCGTGTGGGTCGCGGCCTGCAACCGCATCTGGCTGCGCAGCATCGTGCAAGGGCTCGAAGCGGCCGGGCGGCGCGTGGTGCGCATCGTCCCGGAGTTCGCACCGCAGCCGGCCGACGGCCCGCCGCTGCTGCAGATCACAGGCGAGCCCGAAGCACCGCAGCTCACGGTGTGCGACGCCGACGGCGTGGTCTCGCTGCCGCTGGCCGGCGCGGGGATGGCCCTGTCGGACGGCCTTCCGCTGGACACCGCGGTCATCACCACCGAGCCCGCCGTGGCAGAGGCCGCCGAGCACCTGCTGGAGCGCCGCGTGCCGATCGTGCAGACGCCGCAGCGCTGGCTGCAGGCCGCGCGCACGCCGTGGGAACTCGCGCAGTTCGACCTTGCCGCGACCGGCCGCGCGCGCGCCGGCAAGAAGTTCGCGTCGGTGCTGCAGACGCTGCGCTACGCCCCCGAATGGCGCGCCGTGCGCTGGGGCGTGGTCGTGCTGCTGCTGACGCAGCTGATCGGCCTGAACGCCTGGGCCTGGAAGGAGCGCAACGCGCTCGACGCCAAGCGCCAGGCCGCCAGGGCCATGCTGACCCAGACCTTC includes the following:
- the gspL gene encoding type II secretion system protein GspL is translated as MTPLLLIAPLPPADAASEYDWAQAGDDGIALRNQGRALLALLPSSTEVMLGIPSAALSWHRVTLPKGSTGSASKLRAVLDGLLEEHLLDEPEALHFALEPDAKAGVPVWVAACNRIWLRSIVQGLEAAGRRVVRIVPEFAPQPADGPPLLQITGEPEAPQLTVCDADGVVSLPLAGAGMALSDGLPLDTAVITTEPAVAEAAEHLLERRVPIVQTPQRWLQAARTPWELAQFDLAATGRARAGKKFASVLQTLRYAPEWRAVRWGVVVLLLTQLIGLNAWAWKERNALDAKRQAARAMLTQTFPSVKIVADAPLQMQREVAALQQAVGDVVGSDFEPMVGALATNLPPGKTPTAVDYSAGQLRLRGLGLQPSEVSQITNALTPRGYNVRTEGDLLLVQAEATR